TTTTTTTTTATCATATTTCGCTAATTTCGATTTCCATCCGCATTTTATTGTTTTTATTATGCATATTGCATGTATTTTGTTTTGTTTTGATGTGCATATTTCTAAATTTTTTATTTCATTGTTTCTTTTATTTCCGTCTATATGATTTATTTCCATTCCTTCTGGTATTTTTCCATTGTAATATTGCCATATTAATCTGTGTACTGAGTATCTCATTATTTTTCCATTTATTGTTTTTGTTGATCTATTGTACATGCCTTTTGGTTCTATTTCTCTTATGCTTGTTTCTTCTCCCCACCTTCCATTCCTTCTTATTCTTGTCAATTCTCCTTTTTTGTTTATTTTATATATTCCT
This region of Candidatus Latescibacter sp. genomic DNA includes:
- a CDS encoding HNH endonuclease signature motif containing protein, which gives rise to MLTPKKRNKIIKKHLKELEGQDIYDLMINQIITGIYKINKKGELTRIRRNGRWGEETSIREIEPKGMYNRSTKTINGKIMRYSVHRLIWQYYNGKIPEGMEINHIDGNKRNNEIKNLEICTSKQNKIHAICIIKTIKCGWKSKLAKYDKKKYKEVIDLIKSNKRLCDIAKETGMKTPNICKIKKKLKKGYPLL